The Cottoperca gobio chromosome 6, fCotGob3.1, whole genome shotgun sequence genome has a segment encoding these proteins:
- the LOC115009159 gene encoding zinc finger protein 536-like isoform X2, with protein MALLANQIMDARILSSMNGRAELSQFLRVTNQSIVSQVNSTQDDSRKNRKYPCPLCGKRFRFNSILSLHMRTHTGEKPFKCPYCDHRAAQKGNLKIHLRTHKQGILGKGRGRIREENRLLHELEERAILRDRQTRAGHVSKQQMSNINQVEKPLLLQTVPTQPPFFTNSVAAESQPHTSTSPEVTTIPDDPIQPQPTGFRCSFCKGKFRKQQELERHIRILHKPYKCTLCEFAASQEEELIGHVETTHITADSGSGQRPAMGAGEKKKPAGEFPCEVCGQTFSQAWFLKGHMRKHKDSFEHSCQICGRRFKEPWFLKNHMKVHLNKLAAKRNLPAEHETSVSMNSLTQHQNNLYSQYITRIHNRFLTAERADHQDYSQILATAGVDMKVREMLGRMISSAPGPLTDAESCSLLGLNHLHPPQSSTSMEYLQKVMSNRETLNSSSSYPGWQIMTPGLPVEQQMFGPKDQQQCSSYLTERSLAVDDGKVCLGDPDTKAISRPCSPGSVSRHGMTEVITETGNSHSGSGLDHRPQSSSPATGEKVYRCPLSSDYTAAQTASLGFHLDRYHFPHWQNSRDLSSPLQPTSSSSSSPNPKLRPRSREDWSPAHYLGLESHSENALLINKQPDLADKDTGVDGSLSAQTRKSQYEPLDLSVRPESVMSHSGMSPAVLVQMSGVFSNGLSSLTRRLPSYSNAAAELGVKPTYQCDLLVQGTKGEMNVQNAGSAGHAGKGEFEKSEQGREDENDDAATWKVLKKKILDPEELGQADFQSPGEKKHDKLGPWGRAVAESPISSLENLTPGQADQLQHQGGLLSFLRSQGNLGSAHKASLNDGGNMETDVASVMLPCSQISAIALLGSHSSAGTAPTALPRRAT; from the exons ATGGCGCTTCTGGCCAATCAAATCATGGATGCAAGGATTCTCAGCAGCATGAACGGGAGAGCAGAGCTTTCCCAGTTCTTGAGAGTCACCAATCAAAGCATCGTCTCCCAGGTAAATTCCACCCAGGATGACAGCCGCAAGAACAGGAAGTATCCCTGCCCGTTGTGTGGAAAGCGCTTCCGCTTCAACAGTATACTTTCCCttcacatgcgcacacacactggcGAGAAGCCCTTCAAGTGCCCATACTGCGACCACAGGGCTGCACAAAAGGGCAACCTGAAGATACACCTTCGCACTCACAAGCAAGGCATTCTGGGTAAAGGCCGTGGGCGAATTAGAGAGGAGAATAGATTGCTTCATGAGCTTGAGGAAAGGGCAATATTAAGAGACAGGCAGACGCGAGCTGGTCATGTCAGCAAACAACAAATGTCTAATATAAACCAAGTTGAAAAGCCACTACTGTTACAGACTGTCCCAACACAACCCCCATTCTTCACCAACTCAGTAGCTGCAGAGAGCCAGCCGCACACTTCCACATCCCCTGAGGTGACTACCATCCCTGATGATCCCATCCAGCCCCAACCCACTGGCTTCCGCTGCTCATTCTGTAAGGGAAAGTTCAGGAAGCAGCAGGAGCTTGAGCGCCACATCAGGATCCTACATAAACCGTATAAGTGTACCTTGTGCGAGTTTGCTGCCTCACAGGAGGAGGAGCTCATCGGCCACGTTGAGACAACACATATCACGGCTGATTCGGGCTCAGGGCAGAGGCCTGCGATGGGGGCCGGTGAGAAGAAAAAGCCAGCTGGCGAATTCCCCTGCGAGGTTTGCGGCCAGACCTTCAGCCAGGCCTGGTTCCTAAAGGGTCACATGAGGAAACACAAGGACTCTTTCGAGCACTCCTGTCAAATCTGTGGCCGTCGTTTCAAAGAACCCTGGTTTCTCAAGAACCACATGAAGGTCCACCTCAACAAGCTGGCTGCTAAGCGTAATCTCCCAGCTGAGCATGAGACCTCTGTTAGCATGAATAGCCTAACACAACACCAGAACAACCTCTACTCGCAGTACATCACCCGCATTCACAACAGGTTCCTCACGGCTGAAAGAGCCGACCATCAAGATTACAGCCAGATACTTGCCACAGCAGGCGTTGACATGAAGGTTAGGGAAATGTTAGGGAGGATGATTTCCTCAGCTCCAGGCCCTTTGACAGATGCAGAGAGCTGCTCATTACTGGGTTTAAATCATCTCCACCCTCCACAGAGCTCCACCAGCATGGAATATCTGCAGAAGGTCATGTCTAACAGAGAGAcactcaacagcagcagcagctacccAGGCTGGCAGATCATGACACCAGGGCTGCCTGTTGAACAGCAAATGTTCGGCCCTAAAGACCAGCAGCAGTGCTCCTCTTACCTCACGGAGAGAAGTCTCGCCGTAGACGATGGGAAAGTGTGTCTTGGCGACCCAGACACCAAGGCCATCAGCAGACCCTGTAGCCCAGGCAGCGTGAGTCGTCATGGGATGACAGAGGTCATCACAGAGACGGGGAACTCCCACTCTGGCAGTGGCCTCGACCATCGACCACAATCTTCTTCTCCAGCTACAG GTGAGAAAGTCTACAGGTGTCCACTCTCCAGTGACTACACGGCTGCACAGACAGCCTCCCTCGGCTTCCATCTGGATCGCTACCACTTCCCCCACTGGCAAAACAGCAGAGATCTTTCTTCTCCACTGCAgcccaccagcagcagcagctccagcccCAACCCCAAGCTCAGACCGCGATCCAGGGAAGACTGGAGCCCAGCCCACTACCTTGGTCTGGAGAGCCACAGTGAAAACGCCCTGCTCATTAACAAGCAGCCCGACCTCGCTGACAAAGACACAGGTGTAGACGGCTCTTTATCTGCTCAAACCAGGAAGTCCCAGTACGAGCCTCTAGATTTGTCTGTCAGGCCAGAGTCTGTCATGTCTCATTCAGGCATGTCTCCGGCTGTACTGGTACAGATGTCAGGCGTTTTTAGTAATGGACTCTCCTCCCTTACCCGCCGACTACCAAGTTACTCTAATGCCGCAGCTGAACTCGGTGTGAAACCCACATATCAGTGTGACCTTTTGGTGCAGGGAACAAAAGGTGAAATGAACGTGCAGAATGCCGGCTCGGCCGGTCACGCCGGTAAAGGTGAATTTGAGAAATCCGAGCAAGGGAGGGAGGATGAAAATGATGATGCTGCCACGTGGAAggtgctgaaaaaaaaaatcctggaTCCCGAGGAGCTGGGGCAGGCTGATTTCCAGAGTCCTGGTGAGAAGAAGCACGACAAGCTGGGACCTTGGGGCAGAGCTGTGGCCGAATCTCCCATCTCCTCTCTGGAGAACTTGACTCCAGGACAAGCAGATCAACTCCAGCACCAGGGCGGCCTGCTCTCCTTCCTCAGATCCCAGGGGAACCTAGGCAGCGCACACAAAGCCAGTTTGAATGATGGGGGGAACATGGAGACAGATGTTGCATCAG TGATGTTGCcgtgttcccagatctcagcaattGCTTTG
- the LOC115009159 gene encoding uncharacterized protein LOC115009159 isoform X1, with amino-acid sequence MALLANQIMDARILSSMNGRAELSQFLRVTNQSIVSQVNSTQDDSRKNRKYPCPLCGKRFRFNSILSLHMRTHTGEKPFKCPYCDHRAAQKGNLKIHLRTHKQGILGKGRGRIREENRLLHELEERAILRDRQTRAGHVSKQQMSNINQVEKPLLLQTVPTQPPFFTNSVAAESQPHTSTSPEVTTIPDDPIQPQPTGFRCSFCKGKFRKQQELERHIRILHKPYKCTLCEFAASQEEELIGHVETTHITADSGSGQRPAMGAGEKKKPAGEFPCEVCGQTFSQAWFLKGHMRKHKDSFEHSCQICGRRFKEPWFLKNHMKVHLNKLAAKRNLPAEHETSVSMNSLTQHQNNLYSQYITRIHNRFLTAERADHQDYSQILATAGVDMKVREMLGRMISSAPGPLTDAESCSLLGLNHLHPPQSSTSMEYLQKVMSNRETLNSSSSYPGWQIMTPGLPVEQQMFGPKDQQQCSSYLTERSLAVDDGKVCLGDPDTKAISRPCSPGSVSRHGMTEVITETGNSHSGSGLDHRPQSSSPATGEKVYRCPLSSDYTAAQTASLGFHLDRYHFPHWQNSRDLSSPLQPTSSSSSSPNPKLRPRSREDWSPAHYLGLESHSENALLINKQPDLADKDTGVDGSLSAQTRKSQYEPLDLSVRPESVMSHSGMSPAVLVQMSGVFSNGLSSLTRRLPSYSNAAAELGVKPTYQCDLLVQGTKGEMNVQNAGSAGHAGKGEFEKSEQGREDENDDAATWKVLKKKILDPEELGQADFQSPGEKKHDKLGPWGRAVAESPISSLENLTPGQADQLQHQGGLLSFLRSQGNLGSAHKASLNDGGNMETDVASARKPFQCRYCPYSASQKGNLKTHVLCVHRKPFDNSLYPDRRLRRSHTPHRPSRLPQSITGDNCAAGRDHIGMTSLCGT; translated from the exons ATGGCGCTTCTGGCCAATCAAATCATGGATGCAAGGATTCTCAGCAGCATGAACGGGAGAGCAGAGCTTTCCCAGTTCTTGAGAGTCACCAATCAAAGCATCGTCTCCCAGGTAAATTCCACCCAGGATGACAGCCGCAAGAACAGGAAGTATCCCTGCCCGTTGTGTGGAAAGCGCTTCCGCTTCAACAGTATACTTTCCCttcacatgcgcacacacactggcGAGAAGCCCTTCAAGTGCCCATACTGCGACCACAGGGCTGCACAAAAGGGCAACCTGAAGATACACCTTCGCACTCACAAGCAAGGCATTCTGGGTAAAGGCCGTGGGCGAATTAGAGAGGAGAATAGATTGCTTCATGAGCTTGAGGAAAGGGCAATATTAAGAGACAGGCAGACGCGAGCTGGTCATGTCAGCAAACAACAAATGTCTAATATAAACCAAGTTGAAAAGCCACTACTGTTACAGACTGTCCCAACACAACCCCCATTCTTCACCAACTCAGTAGCTGCAGAGAGCCAGCCGCACACTTCCACATCCCCTGAGGTGACTACCATCCCTGATGATCCCATCCAGCCCCAACCCACTGGCTTCCGCTGCTCATTCTGTAAGGGAAAGTTCAGGAAGCAGCAGGAGCTTGAGCGCCACATCAGGATCCTACATAAACCGTATAAGTGTACCTTGTGCGAGTTTGCTGCCTCACAGGAGGAGGAGCTCATCGGCCACGTTGAGACAACACATATCACGGCTGATTCGGGCTCAGGGCAGAGGCCTGCGATGGGGGCCGGTGAGAAGAAAAAGCCAGCTGGCGAATTCCCCTGCGAGGTTTGCGGCCAGACCTTCAGCCAGGCCTGGTTCCTAAAGGGTCACATGAGGAAACACAAGGACTCTTTCGAGCACTCCTGTCAAATCTGTGGCCGTCGTTTCAAAGAACCCTGGTTTCTCAAGAACCACATGAAGGTCCACCTCAACAAGCTGGCTGCTAAGCGTAATCTCCCAGCTGAGCATGAGACCTCTGTTAGCATGAATAGCCTAACACAACACCAGAACAACCTCTACTCGCAGTACATCACCCGCATTCACAACAGGTTCCTCACGGCTGAAAGAGCCGACCATCAAGATTACAGCCAGATACTTGCCACAGCAGGCGTTGACATGAAGGTTAGGGAAATGTTAGGGAGGATGATTTCCTCAGCTCCAGGCCCTTTGACAGATGCAGAGAGCTGCTCATTACTGGGTTTAAATCATCTCCACCCTCCACAGAGCTCCACCAGCATGGAATATCTGCAGAAGGTCATGTCTAACAGAGAGAcactcaacagcagcagcagctacccAGGCTGGCAGATCATGACACCAGGGCTGCCTGTTGAACAGCAAATGTTCGGCCCTAAAGACCAGCAGCAGTGCTCCTCTTACCTCACGGAGAGAAGTCTCGCCGTAGACGATGGGAAAGTGTGTCTTGGCGACCCAGACACCAAGGCCATCAGCAGACCCTGTAGCCCAGGCAGCGTGAGTCGTCATGGGATGACAGAGGTCATCACAGAGACGGGGAACTCCCACTCTGGCAGTGGCCTCGACCATCGACCACAATCTTCTTCTCCAGCTACAG GTGAGAAAGTCTACAGGTGTCCACTCTCCAGTGACTACACGGCTGCACAGACAGCCTCCCTCGGCTTCCATCTGGATCGCTACCACTTCCCCCACTGGCAAAACAGCAGAGATCTTTCTTCTCCACTGCAgcccaccagcagcagcagctccagcccCAACCCCAAGCTCAGACCGCGATCCAGGGAAGACTGGAGCCCAGCCCACTACCTTGGTCTGGAGAGCCACAGTGAAAACGCCCTGCTCATTAACAAGCAGCCCGACCTCGCTGACAAAGACACAGGTGTAGACGGCTCTTTATCTGCTCAAACCAGGAAGTCCCAGTACGAGCCTCTAGATTTGTCTGTCAGGCCAGAGTCTGTCATGTCTCATTCAGGCATGTCTCCGGCTGTACTGGTACAGATGTCAGGCGTTTTTAGTAATGGACTCTCCTCCCTTACCCGCCGACTACCAAGTTACTCTAATGCCGCAGCTGAACTCGGTGTGAAACCCACATATCAGTGTGACCTTTTGGTGCAGGGAACAAAAGGTGAAATGAACGTGCAGAATGCCGGCTCGGCCGGTCACGCCGGTAAAGGTGAATTTGAGAAATCCGAGCAAGGGAGGGAGGATGAAAATGATGATGCTGCCACGTGGAAggtgctgaaaaaaaaaatcctggaTCCCGAGGAGCTGGGGCAGGCTGATTTCCAGAGTCCTGGTGAGAAGAAGCACGACAAGCTGGGACCTTGGGGCAGAGCTGTGGCCGAATCTCCCATCTCCTCTCTGGAGAACTTGACTCCAGGACAAGCAGATCAACTCCAGCACCAGGGCGGCCTGCTCTCCTTCCTCAGATCCCAGGGGAACCTAGGCAGCGCACACAAAGCCAGTTTGAATGATGGGGGGAACATGGAGACAGATGTTGCATCAG